The stretch of DNA GTTCCGAAACCGGTCAATTCCTGTCGACGCCAGGATGCATAGCCATCCGGGCTGCCCCAGTAAATGTATGAGGGTACGTCGTTTCTTTCTGCATCACGGCTGTTGCCGAACAGAATATCAGGAGTTTCATCGCCGTTCAGATCGGCCACCTGAACCGTCGCAGATCCCAGGGTGGGCAAATCTGTTCGTTTTGTTTCGTCGAACCCCTGTTCGGAGGCCCAGAAGATCGTGGAATCGGAACCGGGTTGTCTGCGTCCTCTGACGAATCCTGGTCCCTCATTTGCAAGCACGATCTCCGGTCGTCCGTCACGATTCAGGTCGGCCGTGGCAATTCCTTTACAATTATCTGCCGGCAGTTCGAGGCATTGTTCGACGTTCAGACCTTCCGCCTGTCCGTAATACACCACAGCTTTCTCGGTACCGCCGATCACAAGATCCGCGAAGTGATCGCCGTTGAGCTGTGTTGCCACTAATGTCTGCATGCCCCGGTTTTGACCAAAGCGATCTTGACCGAACGTCGTCAGCCGCAGTGCTTCTCTGTTTAAAATCTGTCGATGCGCGACATCGAAATCTCCGTTTCCGTCGTTGAAATAAACATATGCGCTCTGCTCTTCGCGGTTAAAATTCACGAATGCCAGATCAGGTGCAGTGTCGCCGTTGAAATCGCCCATCGCGACGTCAGCCGCACTAATTGTGGGGACTGAAGTTCGCCGTGTAGGATGAAATCCATCGGCGCTGCCCCAATAGATCCAGGATTCGAGATGCAGGTGATATCCCCACGATTCTCCTCGTTCGTCACCGCGATTCGACAGAACGACTTCCGGCAGGCCATCGCCATTCAGGTCGCCGACCGCCACGCCACTGGCCAGGAAACTTGGCAGTTCAGTGCGGTTCATCGGGGAGAATCCTGAATCGCTGCCCCAGTAAATCTGAGAATTCTGATCAGGACGGTAGTTGTGCATGAAATTGGCGAACACGATGTCAGGATGACCGTCACCGTTGAGATCCGTAATTTTGGCGCGTCCGCCCCCCATCGTCGGCAGCCGTGTGATTGCGGATCTCGTTTGGTCCAGCCAGGTCAACAGCGAGAACGGTGCACGCATCCGCCACATTTCCGGCAACAGCGACCGGAAGCCGTCTGTACTTCCCCAGTAGATAAGTGAATCGGGTGTGTAGACGCTGTCGTGGTCCTGTGTGAACAGCAGGTCAATTTCACCATCCAGATTGAAGTCCAGGCGGTTGATCGTTTGCACACGTCCCTGTCGCGACACGTACAGGTTTTGACCACCATCAGCGGCGGCTCCTTCTCGCAGCTGTTCGAAGCCGCTGCGTCGAAGAAAGACGGGATCACCTGCGACAGCAACTGTGACGAACTGCAAAATCATCATCGCTGTGGTAATGAGCGAAGTTTGTGCTTTCGCCATGTCAGATTGTGGCATCATTGCTTCCTTAATCATCCGGCAACTGTCGATCAGGATTTGTCGGCTTCAGTTGCTGCGATCATTGTCTGCATTTTATCGACCACAAAATTGATGGCTCTGGTCAAAATGATTTCGCCCGTTTTTTCATGCGCCAGCAGAGCTTCTTCCTGACGTCTTCGGTCGCGGCCGTTTTCTCCGGCAAGATCAATTTCTCCGTCTTTGAATGATCGTCTGTCACGACGAAGAAATTCTTCAACTTCAGGAGAAAAGTCGGATTCGTAATTCAACTTTGCATCATCGTACTCTTCCATCGTGAACGGCCGCAGTCGCCCGGGAAAAGCAGCTTTGTAAATCGATGTTTCAAACTCACCCGCATGAGATGTTAGTTGCTTCGAACGCACAAACGTCTTGAGCTCGCTTTGGGGAGTACCGGACCAGTACGAGTCGGCGTCGATATTGATCCCCAGTTTCGTTCGCCATTCAGGCAGAGCTTCCTGGAGCGGCTGATGATTGCCACCATGGCCGTTAAGTACCAGAATCGTGCGAATTCCGTGGGCCTTGAGGCTTTCCATTACATCAAACACATACGCCTGGAAGGTTTCTTTGCGCAGGGTGATCGTTCCTTTACGTGCCATGTGATAGGGGGCATATCCGCAGGGGCTGGGCGGAGCAACAATGACCTGAGGAAAGAGCTGAAGTGCCGCCTGCTGGGATATCAGTGTTGCATTGGCCACATCAGCGACCATAGCCATGTGTTCGTTGTGCTGTTCGATTGAGCCGGTAGGGAGAATTGCGGCTTTCAGTTGACCACCTTCCAGAAGCTCCCGGATTTCTTTACGGGTGTTCTCCCACAGAAGAACTTTGTCGGGATTGATGAACGATCTGCCTGCTTTGGACAGCGATTCGGCGGTAAACGGCAGTGAACCAGGTGCCTGCGCCAGTGACGGGCGGCTGCTCCCGTTCGTGACGGCCGCTGCGCCCGCAGTTCCGGCGGCAGCCGTCCCGAAAGCCTGAATAAAACTGCGTCGATTGGATTTCTCACTCATGGCGTTAGTCCTGTCGTTTGAAGAAGAAATTTTCAGCGGTTGTTACCAGAATTTTTTGCTTATCCGACTTTGAGAGAAAATCGGCGTGTTCGCTGATGATGCCCACTGCCGCTGTTAACGTGTGACCGTTTTTGGTTTGCAGCGGAGCGTCGCTTTCCCACATGCATCGTTCCGGACCAAAGGCACTCACGACTCGTTCAATCAGCGTCAGCATGTCGAGATAGGGCGGCGTCTTTTGTCCAAAAGCATAGAATGCGCCAATTTTAAGCATGACGTTTTTATGTCGAGCCATCTTCATAAGCTGAACAATTTCCTCTTCGACAAACATCATGTTGCGACCGATAAGGCAAAAATGATCGATGATGACTGGTGTCTCGGGAAACTTCGTACACATACGGTCGAGTTCTGGAAGGTCCGAAGGCAGCATCAGAAAGCTGAGTGCCAGGTTGTGCTCCGCAGCGGTCGTAAACATTTTGTCGTACCCGGGATGTTCCAGCCATTGCACTCCGTCGTTAAAGTTTGGCCGGGTCGACTGTCCGCGAATGCGAAACGCGTAGATGCCCCCTTGAGACAGTTCGATCATCATCCGGTCAGGA from Fuerstiella sp. encodes:
- a CDS encoding amidohydrolase; the encoded protein is MQRREFLQKAGTVAPAAFTGRLSTCGSTTPPVLSNHRIIDAHVHIWTSDTQKYPLAAGFTKDDRWFPSFSAEEVMELGRPAGINRFNLVQMTWYGLDHSYILDVIARYPGQFTGTGVVPAVTDVSLAGPDRMMIELSQGGIYAFRIRGQSTRPNFNDGVQWLEHPGYDKMFTTAAEHNLALSFLMLPSDLPELDRMCTKFPETPVIIDHFCLIGRNMMFVEEEIVQLMKMARHKNVMLKIGAFYAFGQKTPPYLDMLTLIERVVSAFGPERCMWESDAPLQTKNGHTLTAAVGIISEHADFLSKSDKQKILVTTAENFFFKRQD
- a CDS encoding creatininase family protein — translated: MSEKSNRRSFIQAFGTAAAGTAGAAAVTNGSSRPSLAQAPGSLPFTAESLSKAGRSFINPDKVLLWENTRKEIRELLEGGQLKAAILPTGSIEQHNEHMAMVADVANATLISQQAALQLFPQVIVAPPSPCGYAPYHMARKGTITLRKETFQAYVFDVMESLKAHGIRTILVLNGHGGNHQPLQEALPEWRTKLGINIDADSYWSGTPQSELKTFVRSKQLTSHAGEFETSIYKAAFPGRLRPFTMEEYDDAKLNYESDFSPEVEEFLRRDRRSFKDGEIDLAGENGRDRRRQEEALLAHEKTGEIILTRAINFVVDKMQTMIAATEADKS